The following DNA comes from Gimesia sp..
CAGTTCGGGGGGCGCGCTCGCTTCCACTGGGACGAATATACTCGTTTCCGGATCTACTTTTGTCAAAAATACGGCACGGCTCTATGGCGGTGGTATTAGTGATACTTCCCGGAATTTAACGGTGCAAAACAGTCTCTTCGATCAGAACTCCGCTGATGCCTGGGGAGGGGCCATCTATTCCAACCGGAAACTGGTTCTGCAAAACAGCACGCTTTCCGGTAATACCGCATTAGTGGTTGGCGGTGGTATTGCTTTCGGGACTACCGGTGCTGAGTTTGTCATAATCAATTCCACGTTGACTGGAAACGCGGCAGCCAAGATTGGCGGTGGTATTTACTCGTTAGGGAGTGTGACCAGCATGATCAGAAATTCGATCATTGCCGGGAATTCCGCCCCTTCGATTCCTCAGGCTTTACCCTACTACACACAATACAACACCATTCTCCAGAACAGTGTTGTGGGCCTGCTGGACCCGGTGTTGCGAGACAATGGAGGCCTGATGAAAACCCATGCACTACTCCCGGGAAGTGCCGCCATCGATGCGGGCGATGATGAAGCCCTGGGGAATGTGAATTCCTTCATCATCAATCGACGCGAAACAACTCATGACTCACGCGGGACCGGGTTTGAACGCTATCAAGGTGCCGCCATTGACATCGGTGCCTTCGAAGTTCAGAGCCCCTTCTCTCATATTGAACTGACCCTCGTTGATTCCAGAACGACCACAGACAGCAACGGCGAAATCGCCTCACTCCCTGACAACCTGGACTGGATCGATGAATGGAGCGGGTACTGGCTGGAAATCTGGATCGACACCCCCACAACCACCGATCTCGGAATTCTGTCCGCCTCCCTGAACCTGTCTTACAACACAACAATCACATCCGCGATCAGCATTGAATACGGTGCCGGTTTTACCGTCAATCAGACAGGTGTGATTGATGATCTGACCGGTTCAATCACCAACCTGTCAGCGGAAACAGATCTGACCGATCTGGGAGCCGACCAGCGCGTCCTGTTTGCCCGCATCCGGTTTGAATCAACGACCGACGACGGCATCGACCTGGATCTCGCAGGCCAGACGCTGCTCGCACAAAGTCCCGATTTCACGCTTGAGCAGACGGTGATCGAGCTCACCGGCGGCCTCGCAACCGAAGAGGTACAGGCAGCTGCTCCCGCAACGCGGGTCTTCGCGAACCCCTATGATCTGAACGATGATGACTACATCAATTTCCGTGATCTGATCCTGTTTGCCAGCGTCTATCGGACCAGTCCCCGAGAAGCTGCTTCCGACTTTTCCTGGTTCGCGGATCTGGATCAAAGTCAGGATGTCGGCTTCCGCGATTTGATTTTCTTCACCAGTAATTACGGCAAGAGTAAAGCCGGTCAAAACGAGGTCATTTATCCAGCGAATTTCACCACTGCCTGGAACAGACATTTAGCTGTCGAATCCGAACTGTTGCCGCAGGTCAATCCCCGGTCACTCGAACAGGCAGCCGCAGAGACCGTACTGGCAGCGGTGGTGGATTCCCTGGAGCCACAACTGACAACCGAGGAAAATGATAAACTGGCTCAGGTTAATCTGGAGATCGTCGATCTTCCGGAAGGCGTTTTAAGCAACACCGTGCATGACACGATCTACATCGACATCAATGCCGCCGGCTATGGTTGGT
Coding sequences within:
- a CDS encoding choice-of-anchor Q domain-containing protein — its product is MNNSLWLSTLKQSLYRHLTKRSRSRRNLHSRQNAEAVPALVSRTSGETLEDRTLLTTFTVTSTEINGAGSLYAAIQSANGSEGADTITFEASLIDQTLMIYNELVITDDVTIIGLGAEHLTLSGDGTRRLFRIDDGDAENSISVELSGFTLTNGFANYTSGGAIHSLETLSVSDVTFVDNQAGVLNDGPVYGGSFGGAIYSAGDLTVTNSTFVRNSADWYGGAIYSTGGLLSIAGCDFTENQTSHEGGAILIQDGELQVSSSSFTENSSDTLGGGIGVRNGVLSVDDTVFTENSSGSGGAIYHYNSLSFTPVFTELSITDSTFQGNTTTSNGGAVSFRSDVSLYSSYYTAFIENSYFTENGASSGGALASTGTNILVSGSTFVKNTARLYGGGISDTSRNLTVQNSLFDQNSADAWGGAIYSNRKLVLQNSTLSGNTALVVGGGIAFGTTGAEFVIINSTLTGNAAAKIGGGIYSLGSVTSMIRNSIIAGNSAPSIPQALPYYTQYNTILQNSVVGLLDPVLRDNGGLMKTHALLPGSAAIDAGDDEALGNVNSFIINRRETTHDSRGTGFERYQGAAIDIGAFEVQSPFSHIELTLVDSRTTTDSNGEIASLPDNLDWIDEWSGYWLEIWIDTPTTTDLGILSASLNLSYNTTITSAISIEYGAGFTVNQTGVIDDLTGSITNLSAETDLTDLGADQRVLFARIRFESTTDDGIDLDLAGQTLLAQSPDFTLEQTVIELTGGLATEEVQAAAPATRVFANPYDLNDDDYINFRDLILFASVYRTSPREAASDFSWFADLDQSQDVGFRDLIFFTSNYGKSKAGQNEVIYPANFTTAWNRHLAVESELLPQVNPRSLEQAAAETVLAAVVDSLEPQLTTEENDKLAQVNLEIVDLPEGVLSNTVHDTIYIDINAAGYGWFVDQTPDDNSEFYETGPYTLIAAPYGNAAARGIVDLRTVILHELSHLLGYEHDTNGLMQETLAPGVRYLPDWESATDEFFGSLADNTELSPF